One genomic segment of Coffea arabica cultivar ET-39 chromosome 6e, Coffea Arabica ET-39 HiFi, whole genome shotgun sequence includes these proteins:
- the LOC113695016 gene encoding uncharacterized protein: MDPCPFVRLIIESLALKLPSSPTKPAGPGVHPSATPCYAKLKLTNFPSQTALIPLCTSDPSSSSSPDSSTSSAGFHLDPSTLRRLSSKPLLTLKVSVFTGRMGRTCGVPCGKLLGSVKMSINVGGAGAQSKPSVYYNGWMKLAGSAGPDKPVAKLHAVVRSEPDPRFVFQFGGEPECSPVVFQIQENIRQPVFSCKFSADRNNRSRSLPSDFTMGGNKGWVRTFSGEREKSGRERKGWMIMIHDLSGSAVAAASMITPFVPSPGSDRVSRSNPGAWLILRPNGPSVSSWKPWGRLEAWRERGPVDGLGYRFALVTDSGLTSGVPIAEGTMSVKRGGQFCIDNARKDSVLSLVLPVRGFVMGSSVEAEGKVSKPMVQVGVRHVTCMADAALFVALSAAIDLSMDACRLFSRKLRKELCPDEQDSLS, encoded by the exons ATGGATCCCTGTCCATTTGTCCGTCTCATCATCGAATCCTTAGCCCTCAAACTCCCTTCTTCCCCGACTAAGCCCGCCGGTCCAGGCGTTCACCCTTCCGCAACTCCCTGCTACGCCAAGCTCAAGCTCACCAACTTCCCTTCCCAAACCGCCCTTATCCCTCTCTGCACCTCCGACCCCTCGTCCTCGTCTTCTCCGGACTCCTCCACCTCCTCCGCCGGCTTCCACCTCGACCCCTCCACCCTCCGTCGCCTCTCCTCCAAGCCCCTCCTCACTCTCAAGGTCTCCGTCTTCACCGGCCGCATGGGCCGCACTTGTGGCGTCCCCTGCGGCAAACTACTCGGCTCCGTTAAGATGTCCATCAACGTTGGCGGGGCCGGGGCTCAGTCCAAGCCGTCCGTCTACTATAATGGGTGGATGAAGCTGGCCGGCTCTGCTGGACCGGACAAGCCGGTTGCTAAATTGCACGCAGTCGTACGGTCCGAACCCGATCCCCGGTTTGTTTTCCAGTTCGGAGGCGAACCAGAATGCAGCCCGGTGGTTTTCCAGATCCAGGAGAATATACGGCAGCCGGTTTTCAGCTGCAAGTTCAGTGCCGATCGCAACAACCGGTCACG ATCTCTACCTTCAGATTTTACCATGGGTGGTAATAAAGGGTGGGTGAGAACCTTCTCCGGTGAAAGAGAAAAGTCTGGGAGAGAGCGCAAGGGGTGGATGATAATGATCCATGATCTCTCAGGCTCAGCTGTTGCAGCTGCCTCGATGATCACTCCCTTTGTTCCGTCCCCCGGTTCTGATCGAGTTTCTCGATCAAATCCCGGGGCATGGCTCATCCTCCGGCCTAATGGACCCTCCGTTAGTAGCTGGAAACCTTGGGGCCGTCTTGAGGCTTGGCGAGAGAGAGGGCCAGTTGATGGTTTAGGCTATAGATTTGCGCTCGTTACTGACTCCGGCCTAACAAGCGGAGTGCCTATTGCTGAAGGTACAATGAGTGTGAAAAGGGGGGGACAATTTTGCATTGACAATGCAAGGAAAGATTCAGTTCTGAGTTTAGTGTTGCCAGTTCGAGGATTTGTCATGGGATCAAGCGTAGAAGCTGAAGGGAAAGTGAGCAAACCAATGGTTCAAGTAGGGGTACGACACGTAACCTGCATGGCCGATGCAGCCTTATTTGTTGCACTTTCAGCTGCCATTGACCTCAGTATGGATGCTTGTCGCCTTTTTTCACGCAAGCTCAGGAAAGAGCTTTGCCCGGATGAACAAGACTCACTCTCATAA